The genomic interval TCCTCAACCCGGCAAAACCGCCCTATTCAAGCTTCAAAAGGCGCCTCGCGTTCCCTTCATAGATCTTCTTCCGATCCTCCTCGGAAACGGGCAGATGATCCACGATCCTGATGGTCTCCCGGATATACCCGGGTCCCTTTTCAGGATCAAAGGGACTGTCCGAAGCAAAGAGCACGTGGTCCACGCCGAAGAACTCCAGGCCACAGATAGTCCCTGCCATGGAGCCGAAAAGGGCCGTGTCCGCGTAAAACATCTTGAAGTAGTCGAGGTGGGGTTTCTTGAGTTTCTTCAGAATGACCGAGTAGTCCTCGTCCGAGGTGCGGCTGCCAAGCTGGTCCCACCCGGGGCCTACTCGTCCCTCGAAGTAGGGAATCATTCCGCCCATGTGGTGGGTGATGATCTTGAGGTTGGGGAATTCATCGAAATAGTATCCGAAAACCAGCCGCGCCATAGCCACGCTGGTCTCATACGGCCACCCGAAGGTCCACCAGATCTCGTACCTGGATTTGTCTTCAGTAAGATAATCCGGGAAATTCGCGCCACGGCAGGGATGAAGCCAGATCGGCAGATCGTATTCAGCCATCTTGCCGAAAAGGGGTTTGAGTTCCGGGAGGTCCAGA from Deltaproteobacteria bacterium carries:
- a CDS encoding amidohydrolase family protein; the protein is MKLDIFNHIFPKKYFERMMQVNPDYKDMGKRVRNVPVLYDLDARFRVMDQFEDYAQILSLASPPIEKLAGPDVSPDLAKAANDGLAEYVERYPDRFPGFIASLPLNNPDAALRETERAIEELKAVGVQFYTNVNGAPLDLPELKPLFGKMAEYDLPIWLHPCRGANFPDYLTEDKSRYEIWWTFGWPYETSVAMARLVFGYYFDEFPNLKIITHHMGGMIPYFEGRVGPGWDQLGSRTSDEDYSVILKKLKKPHLDYFKMFYADTALFGSMAGTICGLEFFGVDHVLFASDSPFDPEKGPGYIRETIRIVDHLPVSEEDRKKIYEGNARRLLKLE